Proteins from one Balaenoptera musculus isolate JJ_BM4_2016_0621 chromosome 7, mBalMus1.pri.v3, whole genome shotgun sequence genomic window:
- the FAM237A gene encoding protein FAM237A — protein MADPGNRGGIYRPLSLTCSLLIVGMCCVSPFFCHSQTDLLALNQADPQCWESSSVLLLGMRKPRISNTVSGFWDFMIYLKSSENLQHGALFWDLAQLFWDIYVDCVLSRNHGLGRRQLAGEEEKISAVHPQHTGRKKGVYPQQPRIPSLKKKELIEDLISMHAHRSGSKFIGKVTNVLEIKRK, from the exons ATGGCCGATCCTGGGAACAGAGGAGGGATCTACCGCCCCTTGAGTCTCACCTGCTCCCTGCTCATTGTGGGAATGTGCTGTGTGTCTCCTTTCTTCTGTCACAGCCAGACAGACCTGCTGGCTCTTAACCAAGCTGATCCTCAGTGCTGGGAATCTTCTTCAGTACTCCTCCTAGGAATGCGGAAGCCTCGAATTTCCAACACTGTTTCAGGTTTCTGGGATTTTATGATCTACCTGAAGTCATCTGAGAACTTGCAGCATGGGGCATTGTTTTGGGATCTGGCCCAGCTCTTCTGGGACATCTATGTGGACTGTGTCCTCTCCAGAAACCATGGCTTAGGAAGGAGGCAATTggctggagaggaagagaagatctCAGCAGTGCATCCACAGcacacagggagaaaaaaag GTGTATATCCTCAGCAACCAAGAATCCCTTCCCTAAAGAAGAAAGAGTTGATTGAAGACTTGATAAGCATGCATGCACATAGGAGTGGGTCTAAATTCATTGGAAAAGTGACCAATGTcctggaaataaagagaaagtaa